The following are from one region of the Cellulomonas sp. WB94 genome:
- a CDS encoding MFS transporter, protein MNLRRALSEIRQVPTAKFALTALVLAHVAMVSVMTMTPVSLAMHGHSITIVGITISVHVLGMYAFAPLVGSAADRFGRMPVILAGQGVLALSAILNVAAPSSAGVVVVGLFLLGLGWSIVTVPASTMLSQSVPAASRPLVQGAGDSAMNAAAALGAIGSGAIMVSLGFAWLAGISGALIIPVLWLAARHTRGVRRSARLMPVRHREV, encoded by the coding sequence GTGAATCTGCGACGAGCACTGAGCGAGATCCGCCAGGTCCCCACCGCGAAGTTCGCCCTGACCGCGCTCGTCCTCGCGCACGTGGCGATGGTGTCGGTCATGACGATGACGCCGGTGAGCCTCGCGATGCACGGTCACTCGATCACCATCGTCGGCATCACGATCAGCGTGCATGTCCTGGGGATGTACGCCTTCGCCCCGCTGGTCGGGTCGGCGGCGGACCGGTTCGGCCGGATGCCCGTGATCCTCGCCGGTCAGGGCGTCCTCGCGCTGTCCGCCATTCTCAACGTGGCGGCACCGTCGTCCGCCGGTGTCGTCGTCGTGGGCCTGTTCCTTCTGGGGCTCGGCTGGTCGATCGTCACCGTACCGGCCTCAACGATGCTGTCGCAGTCGGTGCCGGCGGCGTCGCGCCCATTGGTCCAGGGCGCCGGCGACTCGGCGATGAACGCCGCGGCGGCGCTCGGGGCGATCGGGTCCGGAGCGATCATGGTCTCGCTCGGCTTCGCGTGGCTCGCCGGGATCTCCGGCGCGCTGATCATCCCCGTCCTGTGGCTCGCGGCCCGGCACACACGTGGCGTCCGACGGTCAGCCAGGCTCATGCCCGTACGTCATCGCGAGGTATGA